The Triticum aestivum cultivar Chinese Spring chromosome 5A, IWGSC CS RefSeq v2.1, whole genome shotgun sequence genomic sequence TTTCAAAtgatttatctcttaaaccgtgtgttCAAATtatgaaccgttttcaccattgttTTTCTCGCAttgagatcttcaaaattagatcctaTGTGAAGAGGGTTCACTGAATATTTTTCCAAGCAAATATGTGCATCCAGCGTGACCTAAACTGTGTTCCCAAGCGTTTTGCATCAATAGACGTGCTACGCACATGGGCTCCTCCCGACTAGGCTTGCCCAGTGGAGCCGTGAGCACCGAGCAGGAATGAACTGTACCGAGTCGGCTACCGTAGAGATCATGTTCACCCATGCGAACCAGACACTTTTGCAGCTTCATTATAGCGAACCATTTTTTGGTCTTTTTTTATTTCAAACAATTTATGAAAACACAAATATCTTTTGAAATTTCTGATTATTTTTTGTAAACACAAACAAGTTTTGAAGTTTCATTTTTTGGAAATTGGGAACttttttctaaaacatgaacaatttttgaaatctcCCAAACATGTAAACATGATTCTTTTTTGAAAATGTATtaacctatttttaaaaaaaatatttgaaattctaaacatctgtttgaaaacatgaacatattttgaaaaagcaaatatttttaaattttgtAACTATTCTTTGAAAACAcacacattttttgaaatttgaactGACCTGAAAGGCGAATAAGTTTTAAAATTTtcgaacattttttggaaacaaGAAGATTTTTTGGAACCAAACACTTTCGCACATTTTCCAGACATTTTTTCATAAATTCATGATATTGTgtaaaaattaaaagaaaataaaataaacagaaaaaaagCAAAAGAGGAAAAGTGAAAAATCGTAAAAACGAGTAAAGAAAACATATAGAAAAAGAAATTGTTATGGAACCTTAAACCGGTAGAAAATCATACACTATGCTACGCTAAACAATCCGGCCCACCAGATCGCTCGCCTTCCTCACCGAAGGATTAGCAGGAAATGGTCCACAAATGTTCTGGCCAAGCCCGCTAACGCGTTGCCGCGCGACTGGTAACTGGGCCGGCCATTAAACGCGTAGATGTGCAGTGAATTATTTTTATACCTAAATCGAAccgatcctcaaaaaaaaaaaaactaaatcGAACCACTCTCTCTAAAAAAAAAAAGCGATCGGATGGGGAGggcacgccgcgccaccgtgtgcATGCGCCGCCGGTGGGGAGGTTTGGTCTTGCGGCCGGCTCTCGATTGCTCGCACGGCCGGTGAGACATGAACCGGAACAGAATAACACAAGCCATGCTAGGCATATATGTAGCTGATCGATCAAGATTCCTCCATAACCACTGAAAACAAGCAAGGTTCTTAATCTGCTGGTGCCTACACAtctcctcgccgccggccggccggcATACATACATATTCTTCTCCCATCTTCTGGAGAATCTGTACATGTTTTCCTGACAATAAAGCAGAAACCACTTTGCTACCAACGCATCAAAGTGATTTTCATCTATTAGTATTGTCCTGGATAGATAGCATGTTGAGGCTCGTCTTTCTGAAACCTGCACTGAATAATTCAATAGGCTGGGTTTTTGTCTGAATCAACAACACAAAGTTACACAAATGGGGACACATTTGTGGGTATCTGGATGTTCATTGTTCAAAGAACAGACTTGCTTGGACACCTGCTGATTCTTGCATATATTCTGCTTTTCTCGTTTCGAAAGGCTACAGTAGGGTGTGATAACAACTGAGCAACGACCAACAGTTTTGGACTGTGCGCTGCACATCACAGCTCCAGCTCCAGGTCTTATCTTATATACATCACATTTAATTCAAGTCAGACCAAATGGGCCGATCATGATGTATATATGCCACACGTTCATTGACATGGACTCGTCAGTTGATCAGCAACATGTGTTTAAAACGCAATTCTCTGGCGTTTTTCCTGACCAAACAATGACAGTTAGAACGAAAACAACCGATTATCTCGTGCCATACACGGGGTACAACTATTTTTCTTCCCATTATTTAACCACAAAAAAATTCAGACCTAATCTAGGATGGCCTAATTGAGGTAGGTAGTTCAAACTAAACTTAGCCTTGTTGGTTAAAATTGATCACTCCTAGACCATACATGCCGCAACTTCATGCATGGATATAAAGAACACGACGAACAAAATGAGAACTGTCCACAGATCTGGACGTATATATAACGACCGctctttttttaaatcatttcttaATGTCTGAGTTTTGCACATATACATTAGCCATGAAGTCATCGTTTCCTATCGAGAGCAATGGCCAATGATGATATCAAATATCAAGAGGTTAGTTGGTTCCATACAGAAACGAAGCCTCTAAATACATTATATATTCGTTCCTACCTTATGCTGAATATTTTGTTTTGAAGGTGCATCCGGCATTGAGTTCTTTATTTATGTTTGATCGATGCGATACTTTAATTGTGTATTAGAATGTTACTGAATGATCTGTTGGAAAAATTGGTTGCAGGAATATATTTCAAATGCACGAGGATTGAACCTCTTTACATGCCGATGGAGCCCTTCAAACTACGATCCAAAAGCTCTCATCTTCCTATGTCATGGTAAATTCATTTAGTTGAAATATATTGTATTCAAATTTAAAATACCATGATATTTACCAAAAGAATAGAACTCTGCAGTGTTTTGCGTCATATAGTTTAACTGTACACGTGCTGTTCTTGCTATATTTGTAGGATATGCCATGGAATGCAGCATTTCAATGAGAGGTAAATAGCATGACCATTTGGCTTTTATGTGCTTGTACTTAGCTAAAATATCAAAGAAAATGGCCTCTGTGCTGATTCATAAATAATGGtacacaattttttttaaatgtgaTCATATACCCATGTATCAATCCCATTTTTATTTGGATTAATGCTAAAGAAGAATAACCAGATAAGTATCATAGAGTAGGAACAATAAATTAACATCTTATTGTTCTCAGGCACCGGCACACGGCTGGCAAAGGCTGGATTTGCGGTGCACGGAGTGGACTATGAAGGCCATGGAAAGTCTTCAGGACTTCAAGGCTATATTAGCAATCTAAATGATGTCGTGGCTGATTGCTTTACATACTTTGCAAGTGTTTGTGGTATGTTCTGTTCTGTATATTACTAGTCTCATATATTCTATTACTTGTGTCATATAACTTGTAAAATCTACTCCAAATCTCCATAGTTATGTATTGTCTTCATTAGTAGTCATTCTGTTCATAAATAATCAGTAAGCATATGTCATATAATGACCGGCGTTTTTCATGATTATTGGCAGATATAGGTGATTTGTGGATGTCTAGAAAACTTCAAACCTTTTAAAAATGACAGTTAAAATCTTAAATGAAGTCATGTTCCCCTCATTATAGAGAAAGAGGAGCACAGGAGAAAACGGAAGTTCTTGCTCGGTGAGTCCATGGGAGGAGCTATCGCGTTGATGCTTCACAGGAAGGAACCTACCTTTTGGGATGGGGCCATTTTAGTTGCCCCCATGTGCAAGGTTACGTGTCCAAGATTAGCTAATCTTGTCTTTGCTGCTAGTGTCATTTTGTTATTGTCTAGAATTTTTTGAGATCTACAATCTGCGCCCCCCATGTGTTACCATGAATTGTTTATTGATGTGGTAACATGATGCAGATCGTAGAAGAAATGAAGCCTAGTCCCATGGTGATTACAATCTTAAGCAAGCTCAGCAATGTAATCCCTACATGGAAGATTATTCCTAATGAAGACATCATTGATAGGGCAATTAAAAGCCAAGAATGGCGTGAAGAGGTAGAATGCTCAAGATCTAAATCATGCTACATTACTTTTTCTGTCACTGAATCGTCTGCATCATTATCTATAAATGAAAGTATACATGTAATCAGGTCAGAAACAATCCTTATTGCTATAAAGGAAGGCCTAGGCTAAAGACTGGTTACGAAATTTTTATGGCAAGCTTGGATATTGAAAGCAATCTTGAAAAGGTACGAGCAAGCTGCAGTATATTTATACATTGAACTGGTAATCCTGAAGTAGTTTCATAACTTGCTTGTAGTTCATCTAAATTGCTCACATTTTACAACAAGGTAACCCTGCCATTCATTATAGTCCATGGTGGTGCTGATGCTGTGACTGACCCAGCAGTAAGTGAGGCACTATATACATTAGCTGAGAGTAAAGACAAGACACTGAAGCTCTACCCAGGGATGTGCCATGCTTTGACTTCCGGTGAACCAGAGAAC encodes the following:
- the LOC123106892 gene encoding caffeoylshikimate esterase isoform X2 — its product is MANDDIKYQEEYISNARGLNLFTCRWSPSNYDPKALIFLCHGYAMECSISMRGTGTRLAKAGFAVHGVDYEGHGKSSGLQGYISNLNDVVADCFTYFASVCEKEEHRRKRKFLLGESMGGAIALMLHRKEPTFWDGAILVAPMCKIVEEMKPSPMVITILSKLSNVIPTWKIIPNEDIIDRAIKSQEWREEVRNNPYCYKGRPRLKTGYEIFMASLDIESNLEKSMVVLML
- the LOC123106892 gene encoding caffeoylshikimate esterase isoform X3, translating into MANDDIKYQEEYISNARGLNLFTCRWSPSNYDPKALIFLCHGYAMECSISMRGTGTRLAKAGFAVHGVDYEGHGKSSGLQGYISNLNDVVADCFTYFASVCEKEEHRRKRKFLLGESMGGAIALMLHRKEPTFWDGAILVAPMCKIVEEMKPSPMVITILSKLSNVIPTWKIIPNEDIIDRAIKSQEWREEVRNNPYCYKGRPRLKTGYEIFMASLDIESNLEKFI
- the LOC123106892 gene encoding caffeoylshikimate esterase isoform X1; protein product: MANDDIKYQEEYISNARGLNLFTCRWSPSNYDPKALIFLCHGYAMECSISMRGTGTRLAKAGFAVHGVDYEGHGKSSGLQGYISNLNDVVADCFTYFASVCEKEEHRRKRKFLLGESMGGAIALMLHRKEPTFWDGAILVAPMCKIVEEMKPSPMVITILSKLSNVIPTWKIIPNEDIIDRAIKSQEWREEVRNNPYCYKGRPRLKTGYEIFMASLDIESNLEKVTLPFIIVHGGADAVTDPAVSEALYTLAESKDKTLKLYPGMCHALTSGEPENNIDIVFSDIIRWLDERALVQNES